The region ATGAAATTGAAACTTGCCCATCTTGTTCTTCAGGATTAATTAATTTAAAACGTTCTTGCCCAAGTTGCCGTTCAATCAATTTCAAACCACAACAATTGGTACATTGTTTTTCTTGTGGAACAATTGCACCTGTACCAGAGTTCTTGCGTCAAGAAAGATTAATTTGCAGTAACTGTCACACAAAATTAAATACACCAGGTATAGATTACGAAAAACCTATTGAAAATAAATTATGTAATACTTGCGGTCATTTTTTTGCCGACCCCATTGTGGAATTAGTTTGCTTAAGTTGTCAACGTACTTCCTCTGCCAATGAATTTATTAGCAAGCCTTTATATAATTATCATTTAACGCGCCAAGGAGAATATGTCGTTTTAGGCATAGAAAATAGTTTTTATGCCAGCTTTGGTCAATATTTTAAAATGACTGATTACCCTGTTTTTCTGTCTATTTTAAATTGGCATATTAAATTAGCTGAGCGTTATGGCCTATTTAACTTTAGCATAATGGCCTTAGAGATAGATGTTAAAGACAGGGAAGATGAAAGCAAAAAAGAGCAATCTAAAGAATTAATTGAAAATCTATTTACAAGCTTGCGTCAAGTTATAAGAGAAAGTGATCTGGCTTCTCGATTAGATGAAAGTATGCTTTTTCTACTACCTTATACTAAAGTAGATGGCTGTATGATAATCGTTCAGCGTCTTCAAACTGCAGGGCAAGAACTAGTTAATGCAGGCACTAGTACAGGCTTAACAATTAAAGTCAGTTACATGGCTTCCAATGAAATTATTAGCAATGCCTTACAAGGTGAATTAGTCATGGCGGAGTTAAAGGTGCGTATGCAAGAAAATAATCTGTGTATTATAAAAAATAGTTAATTTTCCTACTTATTAAACCTAATTTAATTAATATTTTGACAAAATTAAACCTTACCAAATAGAGCGATAAGTTTCGACTATTAAGCAAATTCAATTATTTAATATAACCTTAATGAACTTTATTTATACTATATGTACTATAAATAAACATTATTTTATTAGGGTTTTAATTTATGCCACCAATAAATTTAAAAGCAGGACAACTTAATTCAAATGAGACTAAAGAATTATTACATTTTTTTGCATATCACGCCAACCTGGGCATTAAATATTGGCAGAAAAATAAAATATATGAATTTGATGGCAAGCAATTTATTTTTAAAAATAATATTTATCAACGACAAGGTAAGCATGGTTTTTGTTACGAGGTAATTAGTAATAAAGAGCCTATTGGAGAAGGTAGTTTTGGCACCGTAAGATTGATAAAAAATACCTTAGTCATTAAAAATGAAGAAGTTAATTTTAAAAAAGAAGGCAAAGATAAAAGTCGGCGAGTTGTAAAAATTCAGGATCATAGCACTGAAGATTCAGAAAAAAATTTAGAAAAGGAATATCAATTATCAAAAAAAGCAGTTCATCTTGGCATTAAAGAGCCTACAAAAACTATCTTGGATGGCACAATACGTAGTTATACCACAATGAAGTTATTACCTGGGAAAGAGTTATATGATATTTTGGATGATGATCAAAAGGGTATAAGAGTATTAACACTAGCAAAGCGTATAGAATTAAGTATGGCTTTATTGCAAGCTCTTAAACACCAGGTAACTGCAATAGAGATTATTCATCGTGATATTAAGCCTAAAAATATTTTAGTGGATTTAGGTCCGCCTATTAGAGTCAACATCTTAGATTATGGTATGAGTATTAAGAGTGATGGAACAATATCAAAATGCGAAGGCCCTCTTGCCTACATAGCCCCTGAAGTATTTCATGACAAAATAATAAGCGATAAAAGTGATGTTTTTTCAATGGGCCGTGTACTTGCCCTGATTTGGCGTGGCTACAATGACACTTATGCGTCTTTTTTCCAACGCTTTGCGGAAAAATTTTCGGCAGAAAGATTACTTATTAATTTATTTGATAAACTTGAAGAATTAGAAGAGGATAGCAGAATTCTAATTTTTAAGGCCTTAAAAGGTATGTTAGAGTTTCACCCAAATGATCGTTCAAATATTGATAACGCAATTGAAAACTTTGAAGCAGTCAACATAGCTCTATCCACAGTTAAACAGCTAAACTCTTCAAGCGCTTGCGAAAATCTAGAGCAAACTTTTTCTAATTTAGATGGTGAAAGAAAGCAACTAGAAACGCTTACAAATACAAACTCATCATTTTTTAGCTCTAAAGCTGGTAAAGAAGAG is a window of Legionella busanensis DNA encoding:
- a CDS encoding GGDEF domain-containing protein; this encodes MSKQSVWVIKNTEVKLFFPLGIDDAILINDLPAKPPFALVLTKNSQQNWIDLLKEIRNKPGYRFIPVYYYDDVPAHLRHLFAGPADANLINSANKIYERISHISPFTFQSPNKESMLLAYLYTRPYCPVKGYKSDKSAFVYEYPLLNILFKDNLGIDNWKFLEGLVARNLLAHSDLIDEIETCPSCSSGLINLKRSCPSCRSINFKPQQLVHCFSCGTIAPVPEFLRQERLICSNCHTKLNTPGIDYEKPIENKLCNTCGHFFADPIVELVCLSCQRTSSANEFISKPLYNYHLTRQGEYVVLGIENSFYASFGQYFKMTDYPVFLSILNWHIKLAERYGLFNFSIMALEIDVKDREDESKKEQSKELIENLFTSLRQVIRESDLASRLDESMLFLLPYTKVDGCMIIVQRLQTAGQELVNAGTSTGLTIKVSYMASNEIISNALQGELVMAELKVRMQENNLCIIKNS
- a CDS encoding protein kinase domain-containing protein; this translates as MPPINLKAGQLNSNETKELLHFFAYHANLGIKYWQKNKIYEFDGKQFIFKNNIYQRQGKHGFCYEVISNKEPIGEGSFGTVRLIKNTLVIKNEEVNFKKEGKDKSRRVVKIQDHSTEDSEKNLEKEYQLSKKAVHLGIKEPTKTILDGTIRSYTTMKLLPGKELYDILDDDQKGIRVLTLAKRIELSMALLQALKHQVTAIEIIHRDIKPKNILVDLGPPIRVNILDYGMSIKSDGTISKCEGPLAYIAPEVFHDKIISDKSDVFSMGRVLALIWRGYNDTYASFFQRFAEKFSAERLLINLFDKLEELEEDSRILIFKALKGMLEFHPNDRSNIDNAIENFEAVNIALSTVKQLNSSSACENLEQTFSNLDGERKQLETLTNTNSSFFSSKAGKEEQKSCNNIENQQALST